One part of the candidate division KSB1 bacterium genome encodes these proteins:
- a CDS encoding efflux RND transporter permease subunit gives MDSPQSKISDTKRQVGDFFRFTTERPVAILMVAIGVGVFGWISYQQLPLNLMPDITYPSLTVRTEYTGTAPEEIETQISRPVEQALGVVNNLVGISSISKAGQSDVKLEYTWSTDMNEASAEVREKLDQVFLPDEAKRPIILRYDPSLDPIIRFGLYGDISLVYLRYMAEEDIKRKLETIEGVAAVKVKGGLEEEIRVELNEQKLTLIGINIQQVRNRLAQENVNLAGGNLKEGQTEYIVRTLNEFKSVNEIAEVVIGTWNDREIKIRDVANVKRTFKEREIITRIGGHESVEIEIYKEADANIVTVAERVTERVFGTAEQQAFVQRLESSKKEKEEKQEEEQKTAKGGRQGGRGQEFLLRQMTNFIAYELPSGINMDILSDQSIFIENSVNEVKSTAIIGGMLAVLVLFIFLRNLTATLIVGIAIPVSIIATFAPMKMFGVSLNIMSLGGLALGIGMLVDNSIVVLESIFRCREEGDDLIQATVRGVSEVGSAVFASTLTTVAVFFPIVFVEGVAGQIFGDMALTVVFSLLASLAVALFLIPMLASRETSKFISGVQMGELLKKHILSFSTDSDISNLVNGNLQAGFFSKIITGIIVLLRTIGLVFLKLFKTTAALFIVFIKFLTLPILLLLLPIGFLLRLLRILKFKMSEKVIAYAQNPDFWRVQFVKEIWPTYLVNNSLPVFLEDLYSIKAKIESSKWKGKIGRILFLPVTIFFYTVKYVIYTFLLELPFRFSHYFIISASVFLKGTLMSFKLILSGPAKLVFALFNWSYGKLESFYPRVLIYALTNKSTTLASVTSVAVLTVWLILPRIGSELIPEVHQGEFNIDITMPVGTPVELTVERSTPIEQYLMNDPAVAKVAMVAGTDRTSNSSSEEGEHTSKLTVQMRRASSVIDSEEQLIRRIRSQMNNYSGMQWKISRPVLFSFKTPIEVEIHGYNLQILQEISEKLEEDMKNIPGLFDIKSNVQRGNPEVQIIYNRPLLARYELNISEVAAIVRNKVRGDVATEFKDKDRKIDILVRLRDEDKQSIENLSRLIINPGGEKPIPLEAVAEIRVNEGPAEIRRVNQERTAVITANIGGRDLRSISEDIYTLLGNTDMPLEFSYNLAGQNKEMETSLNSLMLALMLAIFLVYIVMASQFESLIHPFVIIFTIPLGFIGVLIALFVLQIPMSIVVFLGMIMLAGIVVNNAIVLVDYINKLRQKGMEKMEAIIQAGKVRLRPIMMTTATTILALLPMAIGLGDGAEIRTPMAITVIVGLLVSTILTLVVIPTVYSIVDRKA, from the coding sequence ATGGATTCCCCTCAATCAAAAATCTCAGACACTAAAAGACAAGTTGGAGATTTCTTTAGATTTACAACAGAAAGACCGGTGGCTATTTTAATGGTTGCTATTGGTGTTGGCGTTTTTGGCTGGATATCCTATCAGCAACTTCCATTAAACCTGATGCCTGATATTACTTATCCATCATTAACGGTTCGCACCGAATATACCGGCACAGCTCCCGAAGAAATAGAAACACAAATTTCACGACCTGTGGAGCAAGCGTTAGGCGTCGTTAATAATCTAGTTGGAATCAGCTCTATTTCCAAAGCAGGACAATCGGATGTTAAGCTGGAATATACCTGGAGCACCGATATGAACGAAGCTTCTGCCGAGGTTCGGGAAAAGTTAGACCAGGTATTCCTTCCGGATGAGGCGAAACGGCCAATTATTTTGCGATACGACCCATCACTTGATCCAATAATTCGATTTGGCCTTTATGGCGATATTTCACTCGTTTATCTTCGTTATATGGCTGAAGAAGACATCAAAAGAAAACTTGAAACTATCGAGGGTGTTGCAGCTGTAAAAGTCAAAGGTGGTTTGGAAGAAGAAATTCGTGTTGAGCTGAACGAACAAAAACTCACGTTGATTGGCATCAATATTCAGCAGGTACGAAATCGCCTTGCCCAGGAGAATGTAAACCTGGCCGGGGGCAATTTAAAGGAGGGTCAGACTGAATATATCGTCCGCACACTAAACGAATTCAAATCTGTTAATGAAATTGCAGAAGTTGTCATTGGAACATGGAATGATAGAGAAATAAAAATTCGTGATGTTGCAAATGTAAAACGGACTTTTAAAGAACGAGAGATTATAACCCGCATTGGCGGTCACGAAAGCGTTGAAATTGAAATTTATAAAGAAGCTGATGCGAATATTGTCACCGTAGCTGAGCGAGTAACAGAAAGAGTCTTTGGTACAGCCGAGCAACAAGCTTTCGTGCAAAGATTGGAATCCTCCAAAAAAGAGAAAGAGGAAAAACAAGAGGAAGAGCAAAAAACTGCCAAAGGTGGCCGTCAAGGCGGTCGTGGGCAGGAATTTCTTTTGCGACAAATGACTAACTTCATCGCGTATGAATTGCCATCCGGTATCAATATGGATATTTTGTCCGATCAATCAATCTTTATCGAAAATTCAGTAAATGAAGTAAAATCTACAGCAATCATCGGTGGAATGCTGGCCGTGTTGGTTTTGTTCATTTTCCTCCGAAATTTGACTGCAACGTTGATCGTTGGCATTGCCATTCCGGTTTCTATTATTGCAACATTTGCTCCCATGAAAATGTTCGGCGTATCCTTGAACATTATGTCTTTGGGTGGGCTAGCGCTTGGAATCGGAATGCTGGTGGATAATTCAATTGTCGTTTTGGAAAGTATCTTCCGCTGTCGGGAAGAAGGGGATGATTTGATTCAAGCTACGGTAAGAGGAGTGAGTGAAGTCGGCAGTGCAGTTTTTGCCTCAACTCTTACAACGGTTGCGGTATTCTTCCCTATTGTATTTGTAGAAGGCGTGGCGGGACAAATTTTCGGCGACATGGCGCTTACGGTAGTTTTCTCATTGCTCGCTTCTTTAGCTGTTGCTCTTTTTCTCATTCCGATGCTAGCTTCCAGAGAAACCAGCAAATTCATCTCCGGTGTTCAAATGGGTGAATTGCTAAAAAAACATATCCTTTCATTTTCAACAGATTCTGACATTTCAAATTTGGTAAACGGTAATTTGCAAGCAGGGTTTTTTTCGAAAATAATTACAGGCATAATTGTATTACTGAGAACGATAGGATTAGTTTTTCTAAAATTATTTAAAACCACAGCTGCCCTGTTTATTGTATTTATTAAATTTCTTACATTGCCTATTCTTCTTTTACTATTGCCGATTGGTTTTCTGCTCAGACTGTTACGAATTTTAAAATTCAAAATGAGTGAAAAGGTTATCGCTTACGCACAAAATCCTGACTTTTGGCGTGTCCAATTCGTGAAAGAAATCTGGCCAACATACCTGGTTAATAATTCTCTTCCTGTTTTTCTGGAGGATTTGTATTCTATTAAGGCAAAAATAGAAAGTAGTAAGTGGAAAGGAAAAATCGGTAGAATTTTATTTCTACCGGTCACAATTTTCTTTTATACCGTCAAGTATGTCATTTATACCTTCTTATTAGAGTTGCCCTTCCGATTTTCTCATTATTTTATCATATCAGCTTCAGTATTTCTAAAGGGCACTCTCATGTCATTTAAGCTAATATTATCTGGACCTGCAAAGCTTGTTTTTGCCCTTTTTAATTGGTCTTATGGAAAACTGGAATCGTTCTATCCAAGGGTTCTAATTTATGCGCTCACCAATAAATCTACTACGCTTGCTTCCGTTACATCGGTTGCTGTGCTGACTGTATGGCTCATCTTACCCAGGATTGGCAGCGAATTAATCCCCGAAGTTCACCAGGGTGAATTTAACATCGACATCACCATGCCGGTTGGCACGCCTGTGGAGCTAACTGTAGAACGGAGCACACCGATCGAACAATATTTAATGAACGATCCGGCGGTTGCCAAAGTAGCCATGGTCGCCGGCACTGATAGGACCTCAAATTCCAGCTCAGAAGAAGGAGAACATACATCGAAATTAACTGTTCAAATGCGAAGAGCAAGCAGCGTGATTGACTCGGAAGAACAATTGATTCGTCGTATTCGCTCACAAATGAATAATTATTCAGGGATGCAATGGAAAATTTCGCGACCGGTTCTGTTTAGTTTTAAAACACCTATCGAAGTTGAAATTCATGGTTACAATCTACAAATATTACAGGAAATTTCTGAGAAGTTGGAAGAGGATATGAAAAACATTCCAGGTTTATTTGATATAAAATCCAATGTCCAGCGCGGGAATCCTGAAGTACAGATTATTTATAACAGACCACTTTTAGCTCGTTATGAATTAAACATTTCTGAAGTCGCTGCGATCGTACGGAATAAAGTTCGAGGTGATGTTGCCACAGAGTTTAAAGACAAAGATCGTAAAATTGACATTCTGGTCCGATTGCGGGATGAAGACAAACAAAGTATTGAGAATTTATCGAGATTAATTATAAATCCGGGTGGCGAGAAACCAATACCACTGGAAGCTGTGGCTGAAATTCGTGTGAATGAAGGCCCGGCTGAAATTCGTAGGGTGAACCAGGAAAGAACAGCAGTAATTACAGCAAATATCGGCGGTCGTGATTTACGAAGCATTAGTGAAGATATTTATACGCTTCTTGGAAATACTGATATGCCGCTCGAATTTTCTTACAACCTGGCCGGCCAAAACAAAGAAATGGAAACATCGTTAAATAGTTTAATGCTGGCCTTAATGCTGGCCATATTCCTGGTCTATATCGTAATGGCTTCCCAATTTGAGTCGCTTATTCACCCATTTGTAATTATTTTTACGATTCCTCTCGGTTTTATCGGTGTCTTGATTGCCCTGTTTGTTTTACAAATTCCGATGAGCATCGTCGTGTTTCTAGGCATGATTATGCTTGCCGGAATCGTCGTTAACAATGCAATTGTTCTTGTGGATTATATCAATAAATTGCGCCAGAAAGGAATGGAAAAGATGGAAGCCATTATTCAGGCGGGTAAAGTTCGGCTTCGCCCGATCATGATGACGACAGCAACAACTATTCTTGCATTGCTGCCTATGGCCATAGGATTAGGCGATGGAGCTGAAATTAGGACGCCAATGGCAATCACAGTTATTGTCGGACTGCTGGTTTCTACTATTTTAACGCTCGTTGTTATCCCAACGGTTTACAGCATTGTCGACAGAAAAGCTTAA
- a CDS encoding efflux RND transporter periplasmic adaptor subunit, whose protein sequence is MSTKKALILLITLSLAVFQISCSNSEADGQKGTNGSHKAQADSSKVDSEKEKKSEETLIPVETTTVSRGTISSYLLYSSNLETEKMIDVYSRVQGLVEKINLEEGTFVAKGQVLLELEADEYILAEEKAHVEYQQKQSMYNRSRAMADKNLLSNEEYETAKFAADAARIAWQQAKLNLKYTKITSTITGVIGERLCREGDRIQTSDKLFTVVNTDEMIAVVHIPEKEIGIIKKGQQAYIYSDHIKGDLFPGWIKRVSPVVDPQSGTFKVTIGVRNTNNKLRPGMFVNCRIITNTHKNAILIPKTAIIYENEYMNVFVVRDSIAHKIKLDVGYQDHEKIESLSSIEEGDKIILVGQAGLKDQTKVKIVTNRETKFSGT, encoded by the coding sequence AAGCTGTTCAAACAGTGAAGCAGACGGCCAAAAAGGCACGAACGGTTCCCACAAAGCACAGGCAGATTCCTCTAAAGTAGACAGTGAGAAAGAGAAAAAGTCTGAAGAAACCCTCATCCCTGTTGAAACGACCACAGTGTCTCGTGGCACCATATCCTCTTATTTATTGTATAGTTCAAATCTTGAAACAGAAAAGATGATTGATGTTTACTCGCGCGTTCAAGGGCTTGTCGAGAAGATTAATCTCGAAGAAGGAACTTTCGTAGCTAAAGGTCAAGTTTTGCTTGAATTGGAAGCGGATGAATACATTCTGGCTGAAGAAAAAGCACATGTCGAGTATCAACAAAAGCAAAGTATGTATAATCGGTCAAGAGCAATGGCTGATAAAAACCTATTGAGTAATGAAGAATATGAAACAGCAAAATTTGCTGCTGATGCTGCGAGGATTGCCTGGCAGCAGGCAAAATTAAACCTCAAATATACCAAAATCACGTCAACCATTACCGGTGTAATTGGAGAGCGATTATGTCGTGAGGGAGACAGAATTCAAACTTCTGATAAGTTATTTACAGTAGTCAATACGGATGAGATGATTGCGGTTGTTCACATCCCGGAAAAAGAGATAGGTATTATCAAAAAAGGGCAACAGGCTTATATCTATTCTGACCACATAAAAGGCGATTTATTCCCAGGTTGGATCAAAAGAGTCAGCCCGGTTGTCGATCCTCAAAGTGGGACTTTCAAAGTTACCATAGGAGTTAGAAATACAAATAATAAACTTAGACCTGGAATGTTTGTTAATTGCAGAATTATTACAAATACACACAAAAATGCAATTCTTATTCCTAAGACAGCTATTATTTATGAAAACGAGTACATGAATGTTTTTGTTGTACGAGATAGTATTGCTCATAAAATTAAATTGGATGTGGGTTATCAAGATCATGAAAAAATTGAATCACTTTCATCGATTGAAGAAGGTGACAAAATTATTCTGGTGGGACAAGCTGGTTTAAAAGATCAAACCAAAGTAAAAATTGTTACGAATCGAGAAACAAAGTTTTCCGGAACCTAA